TTTCCCCGATAGGTCTTATCTACCGTTCTCAGATGCCTTTGAATTAATTTCCTCAGACAATGGACAGCTCACAGCATGAAGTCCGATATGCGCATCGTCCCCACAGGGCTATCAAAGAAGGCACATCAATTCCTAACGTGGCTTATGAAAGTTAAAATAAACTCAGAGGCTATTGCCCTCCTCAATGTGCCATCTCTTTGTGTTTGACACAACGTAGGTACTTAGTTTATGTCACTTAAGGTCCGCAGTATGCCAATCCCTGTATTAATCAGCATAACGGTCCCGGCTCTTATGCGTTCTTATGCAGGGACCACGCGCATCTTGTGCGACGACAAGGGCCCCTGGTCGCCCTGTGCATCGTACGAGTCCGGAACTCTTCCAACAGCACGCGACAATGCATGGATGCTGAAGGATCAGGCTCGTCAGATTCTGTCGGGATGGCCAATCCAGGATGCTCTGTTCTGTTGTGAATACGGGTTGAGCTGTCATTGTTTCGTAGATTATTCGCGCAATCGGCCCATATCGATCGCAGCGGTCACTACGATTGACTTTGGAGTGTGTTTCAGAGCGACGATTCCGGTTGCCCCGATTAGACTTGTATGTTAGCTGCTTAGGTAGGCGCAAGTAAAGTTCTGTCATTGTGCGTCGAAGAAAATTCGTATAATGGATATGTCTTAAGCGAGTTTGCCCTGCGCGAATTGACCAATCTATTGTTTAACGTTTGCATCTGTCACCTTTAATTAGCCAGGGTGTCTCCGCTAAGACCagacaggaaagaaaagaataagtCAGATTCTTGTGGTGCTATAGTAGAGCCCATTAAACATAAAACCCATGTTAGTGCAGGCACGCTAAACTGTACCACACCAGCCTTGGCCACGCGAGAAAACCACCGATTGCTCGAGAATTGCAGAATGTGATCACCTAAATCATTCCTGAACCAGGGTTCGCGTGGGCCCTTTGATGTCATCTCAAAGAACGCCGGAGATGTTGACCTTTTctggaaaagggagagaaggtCTCGTTTGTTCGGGAGGCGACGTGTGGCGGCACGCTTTGGTCTCCGGCAGTGATTAGGTTTTTGATATGTCGTTTACCACGTTGGCGAGAATGCTCTGTCGGAGGAATTGAATGGATGTGTACATTTAACCGATCGGCCGAAGATAAGGTTGCACAGTTCCTTCGGTACCATGGAATGGCATTCTGGATAGCAGCCGAGGGTCCAAACGGCCAAACAGTCAGGGTGGAAAAAAGTCACGAGCTGCCACCTTTCAGCTGAGTCAGcgtttgtttgtttgttctttttgtttgcaCACGTAATTGAGCCCGGTCGAGCCCTAACGACCGAGGTTACATATATGGATATGGAGCTCGATGGTCGCATTCGTTTACCATTGTAGGCCATGGGAGATTGCTGCTAAAGTTCAATAATCTCATGGCGAAATTAACATGGACCAGCCTACTCCATACTCCATACTCTTCTCCGTATTCCGCCCGACGCTCTGCGCACTAGCCGTCTGATCTTTTGCCTCTCCTGAGTGCCGAACGGCGCTCAACGGCCACTATGACGGAGGGATCCAGAGTTCGTTTCGAGACTAAGACTTGGTCTAAACTGACAGCTTTTAATTCCGACCTATCAGTTTGCTAACCTTCCGGACTTCGGGTGAGAGTGGAGTCACCGATCTCGCTATGTATGCACGGTTTCTGATTTATCGATGCAGCAGGAGTATTAGAGTGGGTGCATGAAGAAAATTTTACCAGGTTTTTTACCAGTTTTTTCTGGACTATGCGTCAATGGTTCCCGAACACTCTCCTTTCCGGCCGAAtattgcctttttttttcctacctttttctttttctttttttttttttttctcctgaTGGgtgtatattaataaatgGGCCTCCCATTAGCATGGACGATCCCCCTGGTTGTTTTCAGGAAGTTGATCCGATAATATTGGGTCTGGATTCTGCGGATACCTCCGGTCTGCTAGATACCAACtgctttttccctttcatggTCAATTTATAGGTCTCGCGCCCTCCGTCGATGCATTCGAGGTCCTCCGAATAATCCCTTTGGTTTTCTTGAGTTTTCCAGGTGAAATCACCCAGTCAAGAAGCCATGGATCTAAAGTATGAATTCCCTCCGCAACAACAAGAGGGCAAAGAATGGTTTAATTTCCCTACCGAGATTGAACGCTCCCTCACCTCCGTCTTTGCTCCCCGgaacatcctcatcgtcggcgCTGGCATCGCCGGCATCTCCTGTGCCCTCGCCCTCTCCAAAGAACTCACTCCCTTCGTCCCCGACCTTCAGATCACCATCTTCGAACGCCATGAcatcctctccacctccgGCGGCGCCATCAACCTCACCCCCGTCGCCCAGCGCCACCTCGACCGCCTCGGCGTCCTCGACGAGCTCGACAAAATGGGCACCGAAGGCGGCACAGACGTCGAAGCCATCGAGCTCTTCTCCAGCCGTTCCGGCCGCCCACTAGGCAGCATCGATTTCACAGACCAAAAAGGGAACGGATTCGGTGGATATAAGGGCCGCCGGGTAATGCGGATCGTCCTCTCGGTTGCTATGCTGGCCGTGGTGGAGCGGACAAAGAACATCAACGTCGTATTCGGGAAGAAGCTCATCCGCGgcgaagaaaacgaagacGAAGCCACCCTGCACTTCCAAGACGGCACCACCGCAACCGGTGACCTGGTCTTGGGCTGCGACGGCGTGCACTCGGCGACCCGCACCCACTGGGTATCTCCGGAGCATCCGTCCGAGTATACCGGCATCTCCTTCCTGCAGACCGTCATCGACGCCAAGAGTATCAAGTCTCCGATCCATTTTCGCTCCACCTCCATGAATATCTCCCGTCATGGCTCCTTACTGGCCAGCTACTGTGATCGAGAACACGACCAGATCTTCTTGGCGGCTATCGTGCAGTTCAATGAGGCCAATTTGCCCTCCTGTAAGATCGAAAACGGACAGGACTGGGTCACACAACATCGGATCAAGAATGCCTTGCACGAGGAGATGCAGGCTCGCTTCGGGAAGTCCGGAGTTCCTTGCATCCGTGAGATGACGAGTAAATCGGGCGATTGGATGCTCTATCCCGTGTACCAGGTCCGGCCGAATGCACGTTGGCATACGGATCGGGCTTTGCTGCTCGGTGATGCTGCACACGCTGTatgtttctctctctctatctctacCTATTCCCCATCTAGTATTCGTTACGAAACTAACAAAATAAACCAGATGCCTCCACGCGACGAATCCGCCGCCTACGCCCTCGACGACGCAATCCTCTTCTCCCGCATCCTCGCCAAACACCGTCACGAACCCCTCCCCGTCGCCTTCAAAGCCTACGAAGACCTCCGTCGCCACACCGTCAACACAGCCTTCAAGGCCTCCCGTCGCATGTGGGAGAAGAACCGGGACATGGGATTCCTCGAGGGCCGGCTCAAAGAATTGACCTTCCCTCTCTACATCCGTAATCATAgacaggaaagagaagccgCGTGGGCATTCGATGCAACGCAGATCACGATCCCCATGCCAGTTGAGGGGGGTTCATTGTATTCTCATGGGAAGTCGGATACTTCATAAAATAGTCTTGGCTTTTTTTTGCACggttgggtttggtggttggttggtCGGGATGGGTTGGTTGGATGAACGGATGGGCCGGTTGCATGAATGGAGTATTGGGTTTTATACGGGTTTTGCATAGCATTTTTTTGATGAGATATGATAGCGCTAttattgctgctgttgctgcatTGAATGGGCTTTTTTAATAGATGGGTTGTTTGGTTGGTTCATCAAGTTGGTTTGGTTTATTGGGGTCTTTTCTAGTTAACAAATACTAATTTCTAAAGAAGAAATACTATCTGCTTAGTCTGTAGAATTGATACTTACTCCACTCTTGTTGGTGCACCGTGCGCTTTTCTTTGCTTAAGTGTTAGTCTTGAGAGTTTGGTAAGCGAGGTGTAATGGCCTTGTGTCTACTCTGGTATTCTTGTAGTGTTTTTTATATGGATAGGTGACATACTAAACCAGCCGTGAATGTTGGTATGTGGTGCATGTTAAATCAAGGTCGACACAATGGCCCgaatatacatatacatctACAGATCTACCACAGTATACCATCAATTTCTCAAAGGACACAATAACCGTTGAACAACATTTTGCCTTGATGAGGTACCCAAACTAAATATTTCGATCCTGGCCCAGCCAAACAATCAATTACATAAAAGAAAGTAATAATCACACACAATCACCCAACAACCCTCCCCAACCTATCTCCCACCTTCACCACCTACGTCTCATAACCTTCTTAAAAGGTCAAGGTCTGACCAGCGGTACCGACAACGGCATCCTTAACAGCCGAAGCAGCAAGGAGGTCGTACTCGTAGGGAACGCTGGTAAGGGTACCCTCAGGAGCAGTGTTCTCGCCATCACCGAAGTCGTTGTCCCGAGCAACAGCGTATCCGTCATCGGTGGAGTAGAGGGGCTTCTTGCC
This DNA window, taken from Aspergillus flavus chromosome 5, complete sequence, encodes the following:
- a CDS encoding salicylate hydroxylase, whose translation is MDLKYEFPPQQQEGKEWFNFPTEIERSLTSVFAPRNILIVGAGIAGISCALALSKELTPFVPDLQITIFERHDILSTSGGAINLTPVAQRHLDRLGVLDELDKMGTEGGTDVEAIELFSSRSGRPLGSIDFTDQKGNGFGGYKGRRVMRIVLSVAMLAVVERTKNINVVFGKKLIRGEENEDEATLHFQDGTTATGDLVLGCDGVHSATRTHWVSPEHPSEYTGISFLQTVIDAKSIKSPIHFRSTSMNISRHGSLLASYCDREHDQIFLAAIVQFNEANLPSCKIENGQDWVTQHRIKNALHEEMQARFGKSGVPCIREMTSKSGDWMLYPVYQVRPNARWHTDRALLLGDAAHAMPPRDESAAYALDDAILFSRILAKHRHEPLPVAFKAYEDLRRHTVNTAFKASRRMWEKNRDMGFLEGRLKELTFPLYIRNHRQEREAAWAFDATQITIPMPVEGGSLYSHGKSDTS